One Syntrophales bacterium DNA window includes the following coding sequences:
- the hemG gene encoding protoporphyrinogen oxidase — IMPLAKSGLISWPGKMRMGMELFVPPRKDTKDESLAEFVTRRLGRECLEKIAEPLVAGIHTSNPDNMSVLATFPRFVEMERKSGSLIKGMIAAMKRMPPPNPAGPRMTYFMSLKGGMRELAQGCLSYIGAERIHTGTVVISVEQKGSGYRLIFGDGATADFDAVVLATPSYVTKEIIGGMDKELCGRLSAIAWSSSATVSIAFRKEDLKKQLPGFGFIVPRVENRRINACTWSSIKWAQRAADDTELIRSFVGGGHHEELVSLGDRELLAIVREELRELIGITAEPVFSKVYRWFQGMPKYTVGHLERIAAIDEKCASHRGLFLIGCSYHGIGIGDCVKSGFDAAAAIAAL; from the coding sequence GATCATGCCGTTGGCCAAGTCCGGCCTCATCTCTTGGCCGGGAAAAATGCGGATGGGCATGGAGCTCTTCGTCCCGCCCCGAAAAGATACGAAGGACGAAAGCCTTGCCGAATTCGTTACGCGCCGGTTGGGCAGGGAGTGCTTAGAGAAGATTGCGGAGCCGCTCGTTGCGGGGATTCATACCTCCAATCCGGACAACATGAGCGTGCTGGCTACTTTCCCCCGCTTTGTTGAGATGGAGCGAAAATCGGGCAGTCTGATCAAAGGGATGATCGCGGCGATGAAAAGAATGCCTCCGCCGAATCCCGCAGGTCCCAGGATGACCTACTTCATGTCGCTCAAAGGGGGTATGCGGGAGCTGGCGCAGGGGTGCCTGTCATACATAGGCGCAGAGCGAATCCATACCGGTACGGTTGTGATTTCGGTTGAGCAGAAAGGGAGCGGTTACCGCCTGATCTTCGGCGACGGCGCTACGGCTGACTTCGATGCCGTGGTCCTCGCCACCCCGTCTTACGTTACCAAAGAAATCATCGGAGGTATGGACAAAGAGCTGTGCGGCAGGCTCTCCGCGATCGCCTGGTCGTCTTCTGCCACCGTCTCTATCGCCTTCCGGAAGGAGGATCTGAAAAAGCAGTTGCCCGGCTTCGGCTTCATCGTCCCCCGCGTCGAGAATAGGCGGATCAACGCCTGCACCTGGAGTTCGATCAAATGGGCGCAGCGGGCGGCGGACGATACGGAACTGATCCGGAGTTTTGTCGGTGGCGGTCATCACGAGGAGCTCGTCTCCCTCGGCGACCGGGAACTGCTCGCCATCGTTCGGGAAGAACTAAGAGAACTGATCGGCATTACGGCGGAACCGGTCTTTTCCAAGGTTTACCGCTGGTTTCAGGGGATGCCGAAATATACCGTCGGCCACCTGGAGCGCATTGCGGCTATCGACGAGAAATGCGCCTCGCATCGGGGTCTCTTTCTGATCGGTTGCAGCTACCACGGCATCGGCATCGGGGACTGCGTAAAAAGCGGTTTTGACGCCGCTGCGGCTATTGCCGCCCTGTGA
- a CDS encoding YihY/virulence factor BrkB family protein: MINLLRVLILSIRGFDENKCQLRASALTFYSLISIVPVAAMAFGIAKGFGLAKILETQLRNKLAGHEEVFNKIVQFSGSLLENTKGGLIAGVGLIVLFWAVIKVLGQIEEAFNDIWGIKEKRSLGRKLGDYLSIMLICPVLIILASSVTVFVTTQVTLILEKITILGVFSPLIFLLLELLPFLLLSGLFTFIYLFMPNTKVRLPAGLLGGIVAGVLFQTVQWAYITFQVGAASYNAIYGSFAALPLFLVWLQISWLIVLYGAELSFAHQNVDTYEFEPDARQASHRLKTLLSLQIAHHLVQTFAKDEPPPTARQISRDLEIPIRLVNEILFELVSSGILSVTETKLDKERAFQPAQDIHNLTIQHVIESMELRGINAMPFAHTPAYTKLADALASFGKAIEKLPDNKPLKEL; encoded by the coding sequence TTGATCAACCTCCTGCGGGTGCTGATCCTGTCGATTCGCGGCTTCGACGAAAACAAGTGTCAGCTCCGCGCCTCGGCCCTCACCTTCTATTCGCTTATTTCGATCGTCCCTGTCGCGGCAATGGCTTTCGGCATTGCCAAGGGTTTCGGGTTAGCAAAAATCCTCGAGACCCAATTGCGGAACAAACTGGCCGGCCACGAGGAGGTTTTCAACAAAATCGTTCAGTTCTCTGGCTCGCTGCTCGAAAACACCAAGGGAGGGCTGATCGCCGGCGTCGGCTTGATCGTCCTCTTCTGGGCGGTGATCAAGGTTCTGGGGCAGATAGAAGAAGCCTTCAACGACATCTGGGGCATCAAGGAAAAGCGCTCCCTCGGTCGTAAATTAGGCGACTATCTCTCGATCATGCTCATCTGCCCGGTACTGATCATCCTCGCCAGCAGCGTCACCGTCTTCGTCACCACCCAGGTCACCCTGATTCTGGAAAAGATCACCATCCTCGGGGTATTCAGCCCGCTGATTTTTTTACTGCTGGAACTGCTTCCCTTCCTGCTTCTCTCCGGCCTTTTCACTTTTATCTATCTCTTCATGCCCAATACAAAGGTCCGCCTCCCAGCCGGCCTCCTTGGGGGCATCGTGGCCGGCGTCCTTTTTCAGACTGTCCAGTGGGCATACATCACGTTCCAGGTGGGAGCGGCCAGTTACAACGCCATCTACGGCAGTTTCGCAGCGCTGCCCCTTTTTCTCGTCTGGCTCCAGATAAGCTGGCTGATTGTCCTGTATGGCGCCGAACTCTCCTTCGCCCATCAGAATGTGGACACTTACGAGTTCGAACCCGACGCGCGCCAGGCAAGCCACCGTCTCAAGACGCTGCTCTCCCTCCAGATCGCCCACCACCTGGTGCAAACCTTTGCCAAGGATGAACCTCCGCCGACGGCGAGGCAGATCTCCCGCGATCTCGAGATTCCGATCCGTCTCGTCAACGAAATCCTCTTTGAACTGGTTAGCAGCGGCATTCTATCGGTAACCGAAACTAAATTGGACAAGGAGCGGGCCTTTCAACCAGCCCAGGACATCCACAATCTGACGATTCAGCACGTAATCGAGTCAATGGAGCTGCGGGGCATTAACGCCATGCCCTTCGCCCACACCCCGGCCTATACCAAACTGGCCGATGCCTTGGCATCCTTCGGCAAAGCCATTGAGAAACTTCCCGACAACAAACCCTTAAAAGAGCTCTGA